In Synechococcus sp. PCC 6312, one genomic interval encodes:
- a CDS encoding phage minor head protein yields the protein MPEVNYARLPFADAIEFFRGKVNADTDRWDDIWQEQHDTQFVVAGAKGAILQDFREAVEKAIAEGMSRADFLQQFDQIVATRGWDYKGGRDWRANLIYGTNLRTAYAAGRHQQQTEPSQLKRRPYWGWQHGDTRNPRPLHLALDGKVFRADDPFWQTMYPPADWGCQCQVVSLSERDLRRLGKDEPDIPPIVGGIMSAFDPKTGTMLAARVEAGAGWDYVPGQSNIQQRRQQVLKRLDPALQGQIMAEVQGPSNLSGTNQGQIRAGNTMAGRTPPPGIVRNSRFVSRHLPQGRDAQKLLQQGKAAHVFLDEATMSRVESDLLARGEFAGTVRGHDRYGLGYPEPIGYRIAPDGERQSLYYAELKVKDGEYHAVPRNKPAT from the coding sequence ATGCCTGAGGTTAATTACGCCCGTCTCCCCTTTGCCGATGCCATTGAGTTTTTTCGAGGCAAGGTCAACGCCGATACGGATCGCTGGGATGACATTTGGCAGGAGCAGCATGACACTCAGTTTGTGGTGGCCGGGGCCAAGGGAGCGATTCTCCAGGATTTTCGAGAGGCGGTGGAGAAAGCCATTGCTGAGGGCATGAGTCGGGCGGATTTTTTGCAACAGTTTGACCAGATTGTGGCGACCAGGGGCTGGGACTATAAAGGCGGTCGGGATTGGCGAGCCAACCTGATTTACGGGACGAACCTGAGAACGGCTTATGCGGCGGGGCGACATCAGCAGCAAACGGAGCCAAGCCAGTTAAAACGCCGTCCCTACTGGGGGTGGCAGCACGGCGATACTCGCAACCCAAGGCCCTTGCACCTGGCGTTAGACGGTAAAGTTTTTCGGGCTGACGACCCGTTTTGGCAGACTATGTACCCTCCCGCGGACTGGGGCTGTCAGTGCCAGGTGGTGAGTTTGTCAGAGCGGGATTTGCGGCGGTTGGGTAAGGACGAGCCGGATATTCCGCCGATTGTCGGGGGGATTATGTCAGCCTTTGACCCGAAAACGGGAACGATGTTGGCGGCAAGGGTAGAGGCGGGAGCGGGCTGGGATTATGTGCCTGGCCAGTCCAATATCCAGCAACGGCGGCAACAGGTTCTGAAGCGGTTAGACCCGGCGTTGCAAGGGCAGATAATGGCAGAAGTCCAAGGGCCAAGTAATTTATCTGGTACAAATCAGGGACAGATTCGGGCTGGAAATACGATGGCTGGTAGAACTCCTCCTCCTGGAATTGTGAGAAATTCGAGGTTTGTAAGCCGTCATTTACCTCAAGGCAGAGATGCTCAAAAACTTTTGCAACAAGGGAAGGCGGCCCATGTTTTCTTGGATGAAGCCACAATGAGTCGGGTTGAGTCTGACCTGCTTGCTCGTGGAGAATTTGCTGGTACTGTGCGGGGGCATGACCGCTATGGACTTGGCTACCCAGAGCCTATTGGGTATAGAATTGCCCCAGATGGGGAGAGGCAATCGCTATATTATGCCGAACTGAAAGTTAAAGATGGAGAATACCATGCCGTCCCTCGAAACAAGCCTGCCACCTGA
- a CDS encoding phage virion morphogenesis protein yields MTTIRVTFEDSGVQNALNQQANRLGNPREMLADIGAHMDMKTRTRIRQLGQPQDAVTTLDGQAWAPLAEATIKHKQRKRKKERKLQQDGELLGTITYQANSQQVEIGSGAKHSVYQQFGTKNIPARPFLFVTAEDEAEIGEIVRDFLS; encoded by the coding sequence ATGACCACCATCCGAGTCACCTTTGAAGATTCTGGGGTTCAGAACGCCCTGAATCAACAGGCCAACCGCTTAGGGAACCCCAGAGAAATGCTTGCCGATATTGGGGCCCACATGGACATGAAAACCCGGACTCGGATTCGACAACTCGGACAACCCCAGGATGCGGTGACAACACTGGATGGGCAGGCCTGGGCCCCACTGGCAGAGGCGACCATCAAGCACAAGCAACGTAAACGCAAGAAGGAGCGGAAGTTGCAGCAGGATGGGGAATTACTGGGGACGATTACCTATCAAGCCAATTCGCAGCAGGTAGAAATTGGCTCTGGGGCGAAGCATTCGGTGTATCAGCAATTTGGAACCAAAAATATCCCAGCCCGGCCGTTTTTGTTTGTGACAGCCGAGGACGAGGCAGAGATCGGCGAGATTGTCCGGGACTTTTTGTCTTAG
- a CDS encoding Rho termination factor N-terminal domain-containing protein, translating to MDIQQLDNEILAAKEALKKLRQYKRLLLKIAAEKAEIATLETAPLGDTPPEAPITAVNDLDTTTPAQTDTTAPVPDSTPNPDNLVLFPHDDLSNLTIRQLKALASSHKIPRYGRLTKDQLIAALAVTFPLGGWGLAA from the coding sequence ATGGACATTCAACAACTCGACAACGAAATCTTAGCCGCCAAAGAAGCCCTGAAAAAACTGCGCCAGTACAAGCGGCTCTTACTCAAAATCGCAGCCGAAAAAGCCGAAATTGCCACCCTTGAAACCGCCCCCTTGGGAGATACCCCACCAGAAGCCCCCATAACCGCCGTCAACGATTTAGACACTACAACCCCCGCCCAAACCGATACAACCGCCCCAGTCCCCGATTCCACCCCAAATCCTGACAATCTGGTTCTTTTTCCCCACGACGACCTAAGCAATCTCACGATTCGCCAGTTAAAAGCCTTAGCCAGTAGCCACAAAATCCCCCGCTATGGCCGCCTTACCAAAGACCAGTTAATCGCCGCTCTTGCCGTAACTTTCCCCCTTGGGGGTTGGGGGTTAGCTGCCTAA
- a CDS encoding Rho termination factor N-terminal domain-containing protein, which translates to MFDLLYAGIDVAFGIVDIACSTARFAIAAAVVIHEAGQATIQAGRDARVVFDNWVDTLEANAHGCTAITVARSAIDTVAITVFPNSYALAPVAIAGYLPAYEEEAVAVDCEVVRPTPRTDALKALLAAEHHNFCELVATTAQLVATQEANLNAQYAAMNIRELKAAAKAAKVKGYSRMTKDQLVAALTA; encoded by the coding sequence ATGTTTGATTTACTCTACGCAGGTATTGATGTCGCCTTCGGCATTGTTGATATTGCTTGCTCCACCGCTCGTTTCGCCATTGCCGCTGCCGTTGTTATTCACGAGGCCGGTCAAGCCACCATCCAAGCCGGTCGGGACGCTCGAGTCGTTTTCGACAATTGGGTTGACACTCTCGAAGCCAACGCCCACGGCTGCACCGCCATCACCGTCGCTCGTTCCGCTATTGATACCGTAGCCATTACCGTCTTTCCCAATTCCTACGCCTTAGCTCCCGTAGCCATCGCTGGGTATCTTCCTGCCTACGAAGAAGAAGCCGTGGCCGTAGATTGCGAAGTGGTTCGTCCCACTCCCAGAACTGACGCTCTCAAAGCCTTATTAGCTGCCGAGCATCACAACTTCTGCGAGTTAGTCGCCACCACTGCCCAATTAGTCGCTACCCAAGAAGCCAATCTCAACGCCCAATACGCCGCCATGAACATTCGGGAATTAAAAGCCGCCGCCAAAGCCGCCAAGGTCAAAGGCTACTCTCGGATGACCAAAGACCAGTTAGTTGCTGCTCTCACCGCCTAA
- a CDS encoding HU family DNA-binding protein produces the protein MNKSKLIEVAAEAAEFTKKDMEIALNAVLDAIQNAVAAGSEVKLVGFGTFKPIFAQAREGRNPQTGESIKISATHKPVFRAGQGFKDKVARR, from the coding sequence GTGAATAAGTCCAAACTAATCGAAGTGGCGGCCGAGGCTGCTGAGTTTACGAAAAAAGACATGGAAATTGCCCTCAATGCCGTCTTGGATGCCATCCAAAATGCCGTGGCCGCTGGCTCTGAGGTGAAATTGGTCGGATTTGGTACGTTCAAGCCGATTTTTGCCCAGGCCCGTGAGGGTCGCAATCCCCAGACGGGTGAAAGTATCAAGATATCGGCTACTCACAAGCCTGTGTTTCGGGCGGGTCAAGGGTTCAAGGATAAGGTGGCTCGGCGATGA
- a CDS encoding DUF1320 domain-containing protein: protein MNYCTAEDLIARFGEPELIRLTNTGLPGATEINSERLESAIERQSRVMDAFIAVKNQLPLPEVPPVLVSFCCDLVRSDLDNKREREEVKQRREEAMTFLKQLAKGEATLGIAADAEEKPATAEPILVYGTAESLDEEPLDQALRWF, encoded by the coding sequence ATGAACTACTGCACGGCTGAGGACTTAATCGCTCGGTTTGGTGAGCCTGAGTTGATCCGGCTGACAAATACCGGACTGCCAGGGGCAACCGAAATTAACTCGGAACGCCTGGAATCTGCGATTGAGCGACAAAGCCGGGTGATGGATGCGTTTATTGCCGTCAAAAACCAGTTGCCCTTGCCGGAAGTGCCCCCAGTCTTGGTGAGTTTCTGTTGCGACCTGGTGCGCTCGGATTTAGACAATAAACGGGAACGGGAAGAGGTCAAGCAACGGCGGGAAGAAGCGATGACGTTTCTGAAGCAACTAGCCAAGGGTGAGGCCACGCTGGGAATTGCTGCGGATGCTGAAGAAAAACCGGCCACGGCCGAGCCAATCCTTGTTTACGGGACGGCTGAATCTTTGGACGAAGAACCCTTAGACCAAGCCCTGAGGTGGTTTTAG
- a CDS encoding Gp37 family protein: MGLRTAIEQDIVAALAPLQELGVFVVDCPEESRKSGEVFDVGQVSVGFTGETAEAPLSLPVHGTPLIQPFSMSFEVHLELQDDNHRKAANLIDQVEELVNGLIPTGQDKPLYFIRSGFLQLDSESIWHYAVIFGFQVVKKSHLKEAVNA, from the coding sequence ATGGGGCTGCGAACCGCGATTGAGCAGGATATTGTGGCGGCCTTGGCTCCCTTGCAGGAGTTGGGCGTGTTTGTGGTGGATTGCCCAGAGGAAAGCCGCAAGTCGGGCGAAGTGTTTGACGTGGGCCAGGTTTCTGTCGGGTTTACTGGCGAAACAGCCGAGGCCCCGCTGTCACTGCCTGTTCACGGCACACCCCTGATTCAGCCTTTTTCTATGAGCTTTGAGGTTCACTTAGAGCTTCAGGACGACAACCACCGCAAAGCCGCCAACCTGATTGACCAGGTGGAAGAGTTGGTGAACGGGCTAATCCCCACAGGGCAAGACAAGCCGCTGTATTTTATCCGGTCTGGTTTTTTGCAGTTGGATAGTGAGTCGATTTGGCATTATGCCGTGATTTTTGGGTTTCAAGTGGTTAAAAAATCTCATCTCAAGGAGGCGGTAAATGCTTAG
- the cas2 gene encoding CRISPR-associated endonuclease Cas2 — MAEKQSWYLICYDIRDPKRWRKAYKLLKGYGESLQFSIFRCLLTQRNCEKLRWELEQILEPEDALLLVGLCERCRERLCSCNRPGAWIEPSDAHQIF, encoded by the coding sequence ATGGCAGAAAAACAAAGCTGGTATCTCATTTGCTATGACATTCGCGACCCAAAACGCTGGCGCAAAGCCTATAAACTCCTCAAGGGTTACGGTGAAAGCTTGCAGTTTTCCATTTTTCGGTGCTTATTAACTCAACGAAATTGTGAGAAACTTCGCTGGGAACTCGAACAGATACTCGAACCTGAAGATGCTCTTTTGTTGGTCGGCCTATGTGAACGCTGTCGGGAACGGCTTTGTAGTTGTAACCGGCCTGGGGCCTGGATTGAACCTAGCGATGCCCATCAAATCTTTTAG